The Montipora capricornis isolate CH-2021 chromosome 6, ASM3666992v2, whole genome shotgun sequence genome has a window encoding:
- the LOC138052262 gene encoding quinone oxidoreductase PIG3-like, translating to MQRIIMNKGFVHLLFLCSVSLVLGNLTMKAVLYTPGDVSNLRIDTVDKPVAEKTKVLIRTHFTALNRADTLQRRGLYPPQPGESDILGLEVSGVIEDVGEDCVGKWKKGDGVMALLGGGGYAEYVAVDEGLVMHLPDSCKLSDSAAIPENWLTAYQLLHSLGKVQSGEVVLIHAGGSGVGTALIQLSCLAGARAFVTAGSEEKIKKAESLGARGGFNYKTGDFSSWVESVSEGQGANVILDCVGSSFWEQNIKSLAIDGRWIVYGLLGGGNVTGNLLGNVLRKRASIIGTTLKSRSLAYKKELVKGFIENVIPYFANGTLKTVVDSVIPMEEIQRAHKRMESNENIGKIIIQVIADEDTIKSEL from the exons ATGCAAAGAATAATTATGAATAAAGGATTCGTTCACCTCCTCTTTCTTTGTTCCGTGTCATTGGTTCTTGGGAATCTGACAATGAAAGCAGTTCTTTATACGCCCGGCGATGTATCCAATTTAAGAATTGATACTGTAGATAAGCCAGTTGCGGAGAAAACGAAAGTGTTGATCCGAACTCACTTCACGGCGTTGAATCGAGCAGACACACTACAACGGCGTGGTCTGTACCCACCCCAACCCGGGGAGTCAGACATCCTAGGTTTGGAGGTTTCCGGTGTGATAGAGGATGTTGGCGAGGACTGCGTTGGCAAATGGAA GAAGGGTGACGGAGTTATGGCATTGTTGGGAG GGGGAGGCTATGCAGAATATGTAGCAGTTGATGAAGGTCTTGTGATGCATCTACCTGACTCGTGCAAACTCTCAGATTCTGCAGCCATTCCTGAGAACTGGCTGACAGCGTACCAACTTCTGCACTCCCTTGGCAAAGTTCAAAGTGGGGAGGTGGTATTAATCCATGCAGGAGGTAGTGGTGTTGGTACAGCTCTGATTCAACTGTCATGTCTTGCTGGAGCAAGGGCGTTTGTCACTGCTGGTTCTGAGGAGAAGATCAAGAAGGCAGAATCACTTGGAGCTCGAGGAGGTTTCAATTATAAAACAGGAGACTTCTCCAGCTGGGTGGAAAGTGTTAGTGAag GACAAGGGGCAAACGTGATCCTTGATTGCGTCGGCAGTTCTTTTTGGGAGCAAAACATCAAGAGTCTCGCTATTGATGGTCGCTGGATCGTATATGGTCTGTTAGGGGGAGGTAACGTTACAGGTAACCTTCTCGGCAACGTGCTTAGAAAGAGAGCGTCAATCATAGGCACCACTCTGAAGAGTAGATCTCTTGCG TACAAAAAGGAACTGGTAAAAGGATTCATAGAAAACGTCATCCCTTATTTTGCAAATGGAACGCTAAAGACCGTTGTGGATTCGGTCATTCCCATGGAAGAAATCCAACGGGCTCACAAAAGGATGGAATCAAATGAGAACATTGGCAAAATCATTATTCAGGTTATAGCAGACGAGGATACGATCAAATCGGAGCTCTAG